From one Sulfurimonas sp. HSL-3221 genomic stretch:
- a CDS encoding Kae1-like domain-containing protein, translated as MAFVMELQSSSSQFYLRNCIAGIAREFGVPAKIVQSKGTLSCAFVSDHPELEACVGAIAERLPASWHLSGSRHYEAAGEPDVLPELVDAPPLGLGLCPACQKELFDPSSRRYYYPFTHCAQCGGQYAFFEAYPFERANSALSYLRPCAACESEQETYGRREKDHLNSCHACGVPVRLESGGSERYANDAGSFRTMFEVAAKAVADAKSLLVKTTMGYRRFQLSPEGLRNAVILMIDAEKITDYLSLIGEEFHALLGIERPVLHVSVKAPELQAVAGRTADVKYPDDGFTILLATELQRLGVDYVYYEEADARSDADLRMEYDLELSSQSDQHLFINKDVRFVAAGERVSFPSRMMPASQTLGMAHGLVGVPEGGSVVFDRPEHFGSVTVENAVVLEGESEEQWHTHQRPAAQDEASFMSVVAEHGLFGQKCVGAHFDDEPSFLYYDGRKVIRLVPPIAFAPAGLLEKIASLREGSDRLVQNFQKALPAAYARVEALQGRSTTTLFEAAAAVLELEEENFSGVSKAALGFYGKGGVQVDTHVKDNRFDHAAFLASLVSYRLAGVETEMIAYSIFESFGDYFNDLMQQIKDKTKAEHFILCGAHFAQQSLFSRMQRNLKATPPLMNVNYPIGRENAVVGCVYL; from the coding sequence ATGGCCTTCGTGATGGAACTGCAGAGCAGCTCGTCCCAATTTTACCTGCGTAACTGTATCGCCGGCATTGCCCGTGAATTCGGCGTACCGGCAAAGATTGTCCAGTCAAAAGGGACGCTCTCCTGTGCATTTGTCTCGGACCATCCGGAACTGGAGGCGTGTGTCGGCGCCATCGCCGAGCGGCTTCCCGCCTCCTGGCATCTCAGCGGCAGCCGCCACTACGAGGCGGCGGGAGAACCGGATGTGCTGCCGGAACTTGTCGATGCGCCTCCGCTGGGACTCGGCCTCTGCCCCGCATGCCAGAAGGAACTTTTCGATCCTTCGTCGCGCCGCTACTACTACCCCTTCACCCACTGCGCACAGTGCGGGGGGCAGTACGCTTTTTTCGAAGCGTACCCCTTTGAGCGCGCCAACAGCGCTCTCTCCTACCTGCGCCCCTGTGCGGCATGCGAGTCGGAGCAGGAGACGTACGGCCGCCGGGAGAAGGACCACCTCAACAGCTGTCACGCCTGCGGTGTGCCCGTGCGCCTGGAGAGCGGGGGGAGTGAGCGCTATGCCAACGATGCCGGAAGCTTCAGAACGATGTTCGAGGTGGCGGCCAAGGCCGTCGCCGATGCCAAGTCGCTGCTGGTCAAAACGACGATGGGCTACCGCCGCTTTCAACTGAGCCCCGAGGGACTCCGCAACGCCGTGATCCTGATGATCGATGCGGAGAAGATCACCGACTACCTCTCCCTGATCGGCGAAGAGTTCCATGCGCTGCTGGGCATCGAACGCCCCGTGCTGCATGTGTCGGTCAAAGCCCCGGAGCTTCAGGCGGTTGCCGGCCGCACGGCGGATGTAAAATACCCCGACGACGGCTTTACGATCCTGCTGGCAACGGAGCTGCAGCGCCTGGGAGTGGATTACGTCTACTACGAGGAGGCGGACGCCCGGAGCGATGCGGACCTGCGGATGGAGTATGACCTGGAGCTCTCCTCCCAAAGCGACCAGCACCTCTTTATCAACAAGGATGTCCGTTTCGTCGCCGCCGGCGAACGGGTGAGTTTCCCGTCACGCATGATGCCGGCGTCGCAGACCCTCGGCATGGCGCACGGCCTGGTCGGGGTGCCCGAAGGGGGGAGCGTCGTGTTCGACCGGCCGGAGCATTTCGGCAGCGTGACGGTCGAGAATGCCGTCGTGCTTGAGGGAGAGTCGGAGGAGCAGTGGCATACGCATCAGCGCCCCGCGGCCCAGGATGAGGCGTCCTTTATGTCGGTCGTCGCGGAGCATGGCCTCTTCGGGCAGAAGTGCGTCGGCGCCCATTTTGACGACGAACCCTCCTTCCTTTATTATGATGGGCGAAAGGTGATCCGGCTGGTCCCGCCCATCGCCTTCGCACCCGCAGGGCTGCTCGAGAAGATCGCATCCCTGCGCGAAGGTTCCGACAGATTGGTACAGAACTTTCAAAAGGCGCTGCCCGCTGCCTATGCGCGGGTCGAAGCGCTGCAGGGGCGCAGCACGACGACCCTCTTCGAAGCGGCCGCCGCCGTGTTGGAACTGGAGGAGGAGAATTTCTCCGGGGTCAGCAAAGCGGCACTGGGCTTTTACGGGAAGGGCGGGGTGCAGGTCGATACGCACGTCAAGGACAACCGTTTCGACCACGCGGCCTTCCTCGCCAGCCTGGTGAGCTACCGCCTGGCAGGGGTGGAGACGGAGATGATCGCCTACTCCATCTTTGAATCTTTCGGCGACTATTTCAACGACCTGATGCAGCAGATCAAAGACAAAACGAAAGCGGAGCACTTCATTCTCTGCGGCGCGCATTTCGCCCAGCAGTCGCTTTTCAGCCGCATGCAGCGCAATCTGAAAGCCACGCCCCCGCTGATGAACGTCAACTACCCCATTGGCAGGGAGAATGCCGTTGTCGGCTGCGTCTACCTCTAA
- a CDS encoding cytochrome b/b6 domain-containing protein, with amino-acid sequence MKSERKQVKRMTGAMRIIHWANAISMVAAVITGLYIGHPYYQTLIADGAVDKYVMAWNRWGHFIVAIIFDVTSIVVAYLYFFSRFEKPYKKLIPTGKNVAEFGEVLLNLVTLNRRKKFDSTHSDSFNTVYFTIFHLLLIWMLFTGLQLYVHGLESGQSSIGAWWPALLHLATDWTIPVTGGTLMDVRISHHESMWLILTWVAFHIYYQIWRTIFWKEGDIAIVFGGSKFAKEQES; translated from the coding sequence ATGAAATCCGAACGTAAACAGGTTAAGCGGATGACGGGCGCGATGCGCATCATCCACTGGGCCAACGCGATTTCGATGGTGGCTGCCGTGATCACCGGGCTCTATATAGGGCACCCGTACTACCAGACGCTCATCGCTGACGGTGCGGTGGACAAATATGTGATGGCGTGGAACCGGTGGGGACACTTTATTGTGGCGATCATCTTTGACGTCACCTCCATCGTTGTCGCCTATCTCTATTTTTTCAGCCGTTTCGAGAAGCCGTACAAGAAGCTTATTCCCACCGGCAAAAACGTCGCCGAGTTTGGCGAGGTGCTTTTGAACCTCGTCACGCTCAACCGGCGCAAGAAGTTCGATTCGACGCACAGCGACAGTTTCAACACGGTCTATTTTACGATTTTCCATCTGCTCCTGATCTGGATGCTCTTTACCGGGCTGCAGCTCTATGTCCACGGACTTGAGTCCGGCCAGAGTTCGATCGGGGCGTGGTGGCCGGCGCTGCTGCACCTTGCCACCGACTGGACCATCCCGGTGACGGGCGGTACGCTGATGGATGTGCGCATTTCGCACCATGAATCGATGTGGCTCATCCTTACCTGGGTCGCTTTCCATATCTACTACCAGATATGGCGGACGATCTTCTGGAAAGAGGGGGATATCGCCATTGTCTTCGGCGGCAGCAAGTTCGCCAAAGAGCAGGAATCCTAA
- a CDS encoding nickel-dependent hydrogenase large subunit, producing MSKRHIVVDPITRIEGHLRIEAVIDENNTIVDAYSSSTMFRGIETILQGRDPRDCGLLAMRICGVCTGTHYQRSIEAVEDAFDITIPKNARIVRNLIQGALYVHDHLVHFYHLHALDFVDVVSALSADPAKTAEEARKWAGVAGVAPYTDGEGEFKAIQERVAKFVKQGRLGIFGNGYWGNKHYKLTPEQNLIGVAHYLQALDIQRDLAKMQAIFGGKNPHPQSIVVGGVTCVQDIENPARIALFKQLLSDGTKFVKQAYLPDVYMAGTMYAAEATDSKATFTELIGGKGVGGTGGGLLNYMSYGDFRLDDTGFYNAKTLFPSGIVYGGDLSKVEPVDHEKIAEDVTHSWYEGSEPLHPYNGQTIPKYTGLDKRDDGIAYLKTGEKYSWIKTPIYNDTRVEVGPLARMIVGVASKDERITKYVTNFLKRGNLPVSVLFSTVGRTAGRAIETELMADAMMEWVDELAANAAAGDLRTWTEFDFDKVSVKTKGMGLAEAPRGSLGHWVRVEDGKVANYQAVVPSTWNAGPRDYKGRMGAYEASLIGTKVADPEQPLEIIRTIHSFDPCIACAVHVVDTKGKSLGVYKLDSQCSI from the coding sequence ATGAGCAAGAGACATATTGTAGTCGACCCGATTACGCGGATCGAAGGACACCTGCGTATCGAGGCGGTGATTGATGAAAACAACACCATCGTGGATGCCTACAGCTCCTCGACAATGTTCCGGGGGATCGAAACGATCCTTCAGGGGCGCGACCCGCGGGACTGCGGGTTGCTGGCTATGCGTATCTGCGGTGTCTGTACCGGGACGCACTACCAGCGTTCCATCGAGGCCGTCGAGGATGCTTTTGACATTACGATTCCAAAAAATGCGCGGATTGTCCGCAACCTGATCCAGGGAGCGCTTTACGTGCATGACCACCTCGTGCACTTCTATCACCTGCACGCGCTGGACTTTGTCGACGTCGTCTCCGCGCTCTCGGCCGATCCGGCCAAAACAGCGGAAGAGGCGCGCAAATGGGCCGGTGTGGCCGGTGTCGCCCCCTATACGGACGGTGAAGGCGAGTTCAAAGCGATCCAGGAGCGTGTCGCAAAGTTTGTTAAACAGGGCCGCCTGGGGATCTTCGGGAACGGTTACTGGGGTAACAAGCACTACAAGCTCACGCCGGAACAGAACCTGATCGGGGTGGCGCACTACCTCCAGGCCCTGGACATCCAGCGCGACCTGGCAAAGATGCAGGCGATCTTCGGCGGGAAGAACCCGCACCCGCAATCCATCGTTGTCGGCGGGGTCACCTGTGTTCAGGATATTGAGAACCCGGCGCGCATCGCGCTGTTCAAGCAGCTGCTCAGCGACGGAACGAAGTTCGTGAAGCAGGCCTACCTGCCCGACGTTTACATGGCGGGAACCATGTACGCCGCCGAGGCGACGGATTCCAAAGCGACGTTTACGGAGCTTATCGGCGGCAAAGGCGTCGGCGGGACCGGCGGCGGTCTACTCAACTACATGAGCTACGGCGACTTCCGCCTCGACGATACCGGGTTCTACAACGCGAAAACCCTCTTCCCGAGCGGCATTGTATACGGGGGCGACCTGAGCAAGGTCGAACCGGTGGACCATGAAAAGATCGCCGAAGACGTCACGCACTCCTGGTACGAAGGGAGCGAACCGCTGCACCCGTACAATGGTCAGACGATCCCGAAATATACGGGGCTTGACAAACGCGATGACGGCATCGCCTACCTGAAGACGGGGGAGAAGTACAGCTGGATCAAAACACCGATCTACAACGACACCCGTGTCGAGGTCGGGCCGCTGGCGCGGATGATCGTCGGGGTGGCGAGCAAGGACGAGCGGATCACGAAATACGTGACGAACTTCCTCAAGCGCGGCAACCTGCCGGTGTCGGTGCTGTTCAGTACCGTCGGCCGTACGGCGGGCCGGGCCATCGAGACCGAACTGATGGCGGACGCGATGATGGAGTGGGTCGACGAACTCGCCGCCAACGCGGCGGCCGGCGACCTGCGCACCTGGACGGAGTTCGACTTCGACAAGGTGAGCGTCAAGACCAAGGGGATGGGCCTGGCCGAAGCGCCGCGCGGCTCCCTGGGACACTGGGTCCGCGTCGAGGACGGGAAGGTGGCCAACTACCAGGCCGTCGTTCCTTCTACCTGGAACGCGGGACCGCGGGACTATAAAGGACGGATGGGCGCTTATGAGGCGAGCCTGATTGGTACGAAAGTGGCCGATCCGGAACAGCCGCTGGAGATCATCCGGACCATTCACAGTTTTGACCCCTGTATCGCCTGTGCCGTGCACGTTGTCGATACCAAGGGCAAATCGCTGGGTGTTTACAAACTCGACAGCCAGTGCAGTATCTAA
- a CDS encoding hydrogenase small subunit, translating to MAERIDGVRKLFTSKSARVDTNRGDLYYQQLFDTCRARLDALREQPAVNRLDFESLLSDEGQDRRDFMKWVSAVTAMLMLPPMFTPLVAEAAELMNRLPVIWLELQDCAGNSEALLRSDGPKIDEIVLDIISLEFHESLMAPAGHQAEKQLEDAMEHFKGNYLLFVEGSIPVGVGREWCTIGASGENFLDHLNRVAEDAAAVVAVGACATFGGIPAAAPNPTGAVGVMDVIKGKPVINIPACPANPANMVGVVLHYALTGQVPELDSLLRPKFAFGYRIHDNCERRAHFDAGEYVEEWGDEGAKNNFCLYKMGCKGPMTFNNCSIIRYNEGVNWPIGVGRGCIGCAEPDFWDKYAYERPMANANIKAPTGGVEKTVDQFGLGLLTAAGIGIGIHAVASAVAGKKEEGGEG from the coding sequence ATGGCTGAACGAATAGATGGGGTGCGGAAACTCTTCACCTCGAAAAGCGCCAGGGTAGATACGAACCGGGGTGACCTATATTATCAACAACTGTTCGATACGTGTCGGGCGCGTTTGGACGCACTGCGGGAGCAGCCGGCGGTCAACCGGCTCGACTTCGAATCCCTGCTCAGCGACGAGGGGCAGGACCGCCGTGACTTTATGAAATGGGTCAGTGCGGTCACGGCGATGCTGATGCTGCCGCCGATGTTTACGCCGCTTGTCGCGGAAGCCGCCGAACTGATGAACCGCCTGCCGGTCATCTGGCTCGAGCTTCAAGACTGTGCGGGCAACTCCGAAGCGCTGCTCCGCAGCGACGGGCCGAAGATCGACGAGATCGTTCTCGACATCATTTCGCTGGAGTTCCACGAGTCGCTGATGGCACCGGCGGGACACCAGGCGGAAAAACAGCTTGAAGATGCGATGGAGCACTTTAAAGGGAACTACCTTCTCTTTGTCGAGGGCTCTATTCCTGTCGGTGTCGGCAGGGAGTGGTGTACCATCGGTGCCTCCGGCGAGAACTTCCTGGATCACCTGAACCGCGTTGCTGAAGACGCTGCCGCCGTCGTTGCCGTCGGTGCCTGTGCGACCTTCGGCGGTATTCCCGCCGCGGCGCCGAATCCGACGGGCGCCGTCGGGGTGATGGACGTCATCAAGGGCAAACCGGTGATCAACATCCCGGCCTGCCCTGCGAACCCGGCGAATATGGTCGGCGTTGTCCTGCATTATGCCCTCACCGGGCAGGTGCCGGAGCTTGACTCCCTGCTGCGTCCGAAATTCGCGTTCGGATACCGTATCCATGATAACTGCGAACGCCGTGCGCACTTCGACGCGGGCGAGTACGTCGAGGAGTGGGGCGACGAGGGTGCGAAGAACAACTTCTGTCTCTATAAAATGGGGTGTAAAGGACCGATGACCTTTAACAACTGCTCCATTATCCGCTACAACGAAGGGGTCAACTGGCCGATCGGTGTCGGCCGCGGCTGTATCGGCTGTGCCGAACCGGACTTCTGGGACAAATACGCTTATGAGCGGCCGATGGCCAATGCGAATATCAAAGCACCGACCGGCGGTGTCGAAAAGACCGTGGACCAGTTCGGTCTCGGTCTCCTGACGGCGGCGGGTATCGGTATCGGTATTCATGCGGTCGCCAGTGCAGTTGCCGGTAAGAAAGAAGAGGGAGGAGAAGGATAA
- the cobA gene encoding uroporphyrinogen-III C-methyltransferase, giving the protein MKTASLPVLLKPKEGGVVLVGAGKVGLHKAEVLAANGIAATVIAPSVHTGFEGVPLHKVIRKSVAAGDLKGASVVIDATGDNAVTEMLLGLKAAKGFLLNVVDVPSLCDFYFASLLHYGPLKIAVSSDGASPALTQCVRDKIRRILPPELETLAREKAGERSGGMIDAAATRKTAGRLLASVSLVGCGPGDVELLTLKAYHIIKEADVILYDHLISEEILALIPTKSVKIYVGKRKGCHSRTQDEINRMIVQYAEKGCSVARLKSGDPYIFGRGAEEAAYLAEKGFRVSVVAGISSAIAGPAVAGIPVTARGYAANFSVVSAHLKGAKTNLSWIDLLRQSDHTTVVLMGLSLSRAIRDAALERGISRALPAAIVSNATRPNQQTRVTTLGKLADVAEAVEGPAIIVFGDVVRLQAILPGYPEGGKRAKRAATNVA; this is encoded by the coding sequence ATGAAAACGGCATCGCTTCCGGTGTTACTTAAGCCCAAAGAGGGCGGGGTCGTCCTTGTCGGTGCGGGAAAAGTGGGGCTGCACAAAGCGGAGGTCCTTGCGGCTAACGGCATTGCAGCAACGGTGATTGCACCCTCCGTCCATACCGGCTTTGAAGGGGTTCCCCTGCACAAAGTGATACGCAAAAGCGTGGCAGCCGGCGATTTGAAGGGGGCTTCGGTGGTCATTGACGCTACCGGCGACAACGCCGTGACGGAGATGCTGCTCGGTCTGAAGGCCGCAAAGGGCTTTTTGCTCAACGTTGTCGACGTTCCGTCTTTGTGCGACTTTTACTTCGCTTCCCTGCTGCACTACGGACCGCTCAAGATCGCCGTCTCGAGCGACGGGGCGAGCCCCGCGTTGACGCAGTGTGTCCGGGACAAGATACGGCGCATCCTGCCGCCGGAGCTCGAAACACTTGCACGGGAGAAAGCCGGCGAACGTTCCGGGGGGATGATCGATGCCGCAGCGACGCGCAAAACCGCCGGTCGTCTGCTCGCCAGCGTCTCCCTGGTGGGGTGCGGTCCGGGTGATGTGGAGTTGTTGACGCTCAAGGCGTACCATATTATAAAAGAGGCCGATGTCATCCTGTACGACCACCTGATCAGCGAGGAGATCCTGGCACTGATCCCGACAAAGAGCGTCAAGATTTATGTGGGCAAGCGCAAGGGATGCCACAGCCGAACGCAGGATGAGATCAACCGTATGATCGTGCAGTATGCGGAGAAGGGGTGCAGCGTCGCCAGGCTCAAAAGCGGCGACCCCTATATCTTCGGACGCGGGGCGGAGGAGGCAGCCTACCTGGCCGAAAAAGGGTTCCGCGTCAGTGTCGTTGCCGGCATCTCATCGGCGATCGCGGGGCCGGCAGTCGCCGGCATCCCGGTGACCGCCCGGGGGTACGCGGCGAACTTTTCCGTTGTTTCGGCCCATTTGAAAGGGGCGAAGACCAACCTGTCGTGGATCGATCTGCTCCGGCAGTCCGATCATACGACAGTGGTACTGATGGGGCTGTCGCTTTCCCGGGCCATCCGTGACGCCGCGCTGGAGCGGGGTATCAGCCGGGCACTGCCGGCGGCGATCGTTTCCAATGCAACGCGTCCGAATCAGCAGACGCGGGTTACGACGCTTGGCAAGCTTGCCGACGTCGCCGAGGCGGTCGAAGGACCGGCTATTATCGTCTTCGGCGACGTCGTCAGGCTGCAGGCCATCCTGCCAGGCTACCCCGAGGGCGGCAAAAGAGCGAAGCGGGCAGCGACGAATGTCGCCTGA
- a CDS encoding aminotransferase class V-fold PLP-dependent enzyme: MTQQLFRPLLKRGNRKTFVAEQTIGRHKKHYFDYTASGLAFEPIESRIREVLETYANTHSKEASMAAVTEHYYNGAREQLKTLLGLDDAFAILPCGCGATSAIKRLQEILGVYIPPATRKRCIVRVRPKNRPLVIVGPYEHHSNEISYREGICDTVRIGFDAEGEIDLEYMEMLLQANRHREVIGAFCIASNVTGIITPYQRISRLLRRYGAMVCFDAAASSPYMNVPSKLYDAMFLSPHKLLGGPGSCGLLVIRKSLINDTVAPTFAGGGTVTYVNRSEHRFIDEKESREDAGTPGILQLIRAALAYQLRNELGLAWIKNRKKQLTDYLLSGLRDIPGCTVYGDLEKENLGIVSFNVESIDPYALCAGLSEAWGIQTRAGCSCAGPYGHDLLGLPDDAELQTRPGWVRISVHYSQEVADIDYLLASIRNTIRSLGEKHENGIASGVT; the protein is encoded by the coding sequence ATGACACAACAGCTATTTCGGCCGTTGCTTAAGCGGGGGAACCGCAAAACTTTCGTCGCTGAGCAGACGATCGGCCGCCATAAGAAACACTATTTTGACTACACCGCGTCGGGGCTGGCGTTCGAACCGATCGAATCGCGGATTCGGGAGGTCCTCGAGACCTATGCCAACACCCATTCGAAAGAGGCGTCGATGGCGGCGGTGACGGAACACTACTACAACGGGGCCCGGGAGCAGCTCAAAACGCTGCTGGGGCTGGACGACGCCTTCGCCATCCTGCCCTGCGGCTGCGGCGCCACCTCGGCGATCAAGCGTCTGCAGGAGATCCTGGGGGTCTACATCCCCCCGGCGACGCGGAAACGCTGCATCGTACGGGTACGGCCCAAGAACCGGCCGCTGGTCATCGTCGGCCCCTACGAGCACCATTCGAACGAGATCAGCTACCGCGAAGGGATCTGCGACACCGTGCGCATCGGGTTCGATGCCGAAGGGGAGATCGACCTGGAGTACATGGAGATGCTGCTGCAGGCGAACCGCCACCGGGAGGTGATCGGGGCGTTCTGCATCGCTTCGAACGTGACGGGGATCATCACCCCCTATCAGCGCATCTCGCGGCTGCTGCGCCGTTACGGCGCCATGGTCTGTTTCGACGCGGCCGCGTCGTCGCCGTATATGAACGTGCCCAGTAAACTCTACGACGCCATGTTCCTCTCCCCGCACAAACTGCTCGGGGGGCCGGGGTCGTGCGGGCTGCTGGTCATTCGCAAATCGCTGATCAACGATACGGTCGCGCCGACGTTCGCCGGCGGGGGCACCGTGACGTACGTGAACCGGAGCGAACACCGTTTCATCGACGAGAAGGAGAGCCGGGAGGATGCGGGCACGCCGGGGATCCTGCAGCTTATCCGGGCCGCACTCGCCTACCAGCTGCGCAACGAACTTGGGCTGGCCTGGATCAAAAACCGCAAAAAGCAGCTCACGGACTATCTGCTTTCCGGACTGAGGGACATCCCGGGCTGTACGGTGTACGGGGATCTGGAGAAAGAGAACCTCGGGATCGTCTCGTTCAATGTCGAGAGCATCGATCCCTACGCCCTGTGCGCCGGACTCTCGGAAGCGTGGGGGATCCAGACCCGGGCGGGCTGTTCATGCGCGGGACCCTACGGGCACGATCTGCTCGGGCTGCCCGACGATGCGGAGCTGCAGACGCGGCCGGGCTGGGTGCGCATCAGCGTGCACTATTCGCAGGAGGTCGCCGATATCGACTACCTGCTTGCATCGATCCGAAATACGATTCGGAGTCTAGGAGAGAAACATGAAAACGGCATCGCTTCCGGTGTTACTTAA
- a CDS encoding nitrite/sulfite reductase yields MASETKAQRVERIKREKDGLDVIGAIAEYACNGSDPHPDDIDRFKWYGLYTQNRNLQKEEDPTLYFMLRVKLEAGEVTTEQLKTLGYISNAYARRSADITTRQDLQFHWIEVRHLPVIFALLERVGLSTKMAAGDCPRNVVSCPVDGIDHGAVSDVRPLVRAVNALFRDNRDFSNLPRKFKIGISGCRSHCISHEIQDLSFTAVDHPSGRVLFDVSVGGGLAKNRRIASHIGYAAAEQVVPIAEAVATLYRDEGNRENRSKARLGHLVDAWGVDAFVARLHALLGFELLPPQTRAYTPYALRGHFGAHASSVEGRSYIGCAVTSGRIGGGGLLQLAKAMQRHRAGRAKFTTTQNVVVLDVPESRVSAMTGELEQAGLSPNPTPFKARTLACTGLNFCKFAISETKELAREIVDYLNERFPDFTEPVTISVNGCPNACAHPHIVDIGFVGAVLKRGERRINGFELIFGGHLEGERSAFGEKSGIKVAPEEAAGIIERLLLQYLCSGYETFGAFLREQAYDTTAISAVA; encoded by the coding sequence ATGGCATCCGAAACGAAAGCGCAGCGCGTGGAGCGCATCAAGCGCGAAAAGGACGGCCTGGACGTCATCGGCGCGATAGCGGAGTATGCTTGCAACGGCAGCGATCCGCATCCCGACGATATCGACCGGTTCAAATGGTACGGGCTCTACACCCAGAACAGAAACCTCCAGAAAGAGGAGGATCCTACGCTCTATTTCATGCTGCGGGTCAAGCTCGAGGCGGGGGAGGTGACGACCGAACAGCTCAAAACGCTCGGTTACATCTCCAATGCATACGCGCGGCGCAGCGCCGATATCACGACGCGGCAGGACCTGCAGTTCCACTGGATCGAAGTGCGGCATCTGCCGGTGATATTCGCCCTGTTGGAACGCGTCGGACTCAGTACGAAGATGGCCGCGGGCGACTGTCCGCGCAACGTCGTCAGCTGCCCGGTGGACGGCATCGACCATGGGGCGGTCTCAGACGTGCGCCCGCTGGTCAGGGCGGTCAACGCTCTCTTCCGGGACAACCGGGATTTTTCGAATCTGCCGCGCAAGTTCAAGATCGGCATCAGCGGCTGCCGCAGCCACTGTATCTCCCACGAGATACAGGACCTGAGCTTTACGGCGGTCGACCACCCGTCGGGCCGTGTGCTTTTCGACGTCAGCGTCGGGGGCGGGCTGGCCAAGAACCGGCGCATCGCTTCGCATATCGGTTATGCGGCGGCGGAACAGGTCGTTCCTATCGCTGAGGCGGTGGCGACCCTGTACCGCGACGAGGGGAACCGCGAAAACCGTTCCAAGGCCCGCCTGGGGCACCTTGTCGATGCTTGGGGAGTCGACGCCTTCGTCGCCCGGCTGCATGCGCTGCTGGGATTCGAGCTGCTGCCGCCGCAGACCCGGGCCTACACGCCCTATGCCCTGCGGGGCCATTTCGGCGCCCATGCGAGCAGCGTCGAGGGCAGGAGCTACATCGGCTGTGCCGTGACGTCGGGGCGCATCGGCGGGGGCGGGCTGCTGCAACTGGCCAAGGCGATGCAGCGTCACCGTGCCGGCAGGGCCAAGTTCACGACGACGCAGAACGTCGTCGTGCTCGACGTCCCCGAGAGCCGGGTCAGCGCCATGACCGGGGAGCTGGAGCAGGCCGGGCTGTCGCCCAATCCGACCCCCTTCAAAGCGCGAACGCTGGCGTGTACGGGGTTGAACTTCTGCAAGTTCGCCATCAGCGAAACGAAGGAGCTGGCGCGGGAGATCGTTGACTACCTGAATGAGCGGTTCCCCGATTTCACCGAGCCCGTTACGATCAGCGTCAACGGCTGTCCGAACGCCTGTGCGCATCCGCACATCGTCGACATCGGGTTCGTGGGGGCCGTGCTTAAGCGCGGGGAGCGGCGGATCAACGGTTTCGAGCTGATCTTCGGCGGCCACCTGGAAGGTGAGCGCAGCGCGTTCGGCGAAAAGAGCGGTATCAAGGTGGCGCCCGAAGAGGCCGCCGGGATCATCGAGCGCCTGCTGCTGCAGTATCTTTGCAGCGGGTATGAAACATTTGGAGCATTTTTACGGGAGCAGGCATATGACACAACAGCTATTTCGGCCGTTGCTTAA